A single window of Bacteroides intestinalis DSM 17393 DNA harbors:
- a CDS encoding NADH:flavin oxidoreductase, with amino-acid sequence MSKLFTPVTFGPLTLRNRTIRSAAFESMCPGNAPSQMLLDYHRSVAAGGVGMTTVAYAAVTQSGLSFDRQLWMRPEIIPGLKELTDAVHAEGAAAAIQLGHCGNMSHKSICGVTPVGASTGFNLYSPTFVRGLKKEELPEMARAYGHAVNLAREAGFDAVEIHAGHGYLISQFLSPYTNRRKDCFGGSLENRMRFMDMVIEEVMKAAGTDMAVLVKMNMRDGFRGGMEMDETMQVAKRLEQSGAHALVLSGGFVSKAPMYVMRGRMPIRTMTHYMNCWWLKYGVRMVGKWMIPTVPFKEAYFLEDAMKFRAGIKIPLVYVGGLVSREKIDEVLNDGFEAVQMARALLNEPGFVNRMREEEKARCNCKHSNYCIARMYSIEMACHQHLNEELPAGLKREITKIEAKG; translated from the coding sequence ATGAGCAAGTTATTTACTCCTGTAACTTTTGGTCCGCTGACTTTACGGAATCGTACTATCCGTTCGGCGGCATTTGAAAGTATGTGTCCGGGTAATGCCCCTTCGCAAATGTTGCTCGACTATCACCGTTCAGTTGCGGCTGGTGGTGTTGGAATGACTACTGTGGCCTATGCAGCTGTCACCCAAAGTGGTTTGTCGTTCGACCGCCAATTGTGGATGCGGCCTGAAATTATCCCCGGATTAAAAGAACTGACTGATGCTGTACATGCCGAAGGTGCAGCGGCAGCTATCCAGTTGGGACATTGTGGCAATATGTCACATAAAAGTATCTGTGGTGTTACTCCTGTCGGAGCTTCCACCGGTTTCAATCTTTACTCACCGACTTTTGTTCGTGGCTTGAAAAAAGAGGAATTGCCGGAGATGGCACGTGCGTACGGCCATGCTGTGAATTTGGCTCGTGAGGCAGGCTTTGATGCTGTTGAAATACATGCCGGACATGGATATTTGATTTCTCAGTTCCTTTCTCCTTATACGAATCGCCGTAAGGACTGCTTTGGTGGCTCCTTGGAGAATCGAATGCGCTTTATGGATATGGTAATAGAGGAGGTGATGAAAGCTGCCGGAACGGATATGGCTGTATTGGTAAAAATGAATATGCGTGATGGTTTCCGTGGCGGGATGGAAATGGATGAGACTATGCAGGTGGCAAAACGCTTGGAGCAATCAGGAGCTCATGCATTAGTATTAAGTGGAGGCTTTGTTAGTAAGGCTCCTATGTATGTGATGCGTGGTCGGATGCCTATCCGTACTATGACTCATTATATGAATTGCTGGTGGCTGAAGTATGGAGTGCGAATGGTAGGAAAGTGGATGATACCGACCGTTCCTTTCAAAGAGGCTTATTTCTTGGAAGATGCGATGAAGTTCCGGGCAGGAATTAAGATACCATTGGTATATGTAGGTGGTTTAGTTTCGCGTGAAAAAATAGATGAGGTACTGAATGATGGTTTTGAAGCTGTGCAGATGGCGCGTGCCCTGCTTAATGAACCGGGTTTTGTGAACCGCATGCGTGAAGAAGAGAAAGCACGCTGTAATTGTAAACATAGTAATTATTGTATTGCACGGATGTATTCCATTGAAATGGCATGTCATCAGCATTTGAATGAAGAACTTCCGGCTGGCTTGAAACGGGAAATTACAAAAATAGAAGCAAAAGGATAA
- a CDS encoding DUF1295 domain-containing protein, which produces MEQGTFLLFLGAMSIIALFVFIALYFVKAGYGMFRTASWGISINNKLAWMLMEAPVFIVMLLLWWNSARYNSIAPLIFFLLFQLHYFQRAFVFPFLLKGKSRMPLVIMMMGMLFNLLNGFMQGEWLFYLAPETLYPPEWLMTPQFIIGVLLFFTGMGINWYSDYVIRHLRKPGDTRHYLPSQGMYRYVTSANYFGEIIEWAGWAILTWSLSGLVFLWWTVANLVPRANAIWYRYKEEFGDAVGNRKRVFPFLY; this is translated from the coding sequence ATGGAACAAGGGACTTTTCTGCTATTTCTTGGTGCAATGAGCATCATCGCACTGTTTGTATTTATCGCACTTTATTTTGTCAAAGCGGGATATGGAATGTTTCGCACTGCATCTTGGGGCATTTCCATTAATAATAAATTGGCATGGATGTTGATGGAGGCACCTGTATTTATTGTGATGTTATTACTTTGGTGGAATTCAGCACGATATAATTCAATTGCTCCCCTAATTTTCTTTCTCTTATTTCAATTACATTATTTTCAACGCGCCTTTGTGTTTCCTTTCCTGCTGAAGGGAAAGAGTCGTATGCCGCTTGTCATTATGATGATGGGAATGCTGTTCAACCTCCTGAATGGTTTTATGCAAGGAGAATGGCTTTTTTATCTGGCTCCTGAAACTCTTTATCCACCGGAGTGGCTGATGACTCCTCAGTTTATTATTGGAGTATTGCTATTCTTTACCGGAATGGGAATCAACTGGTATTCGGATTATGTAATTCGCCATCTTCGTAAACCGGGAGATACGCGGCATTACCTTCCATCGCAGGGGATGTATCGTTATGTCACCTCTGCCAATTACTTTGGTGAAATTATAGAATGGGCAGGATGGGCCATATTGACCTGGTCGCTCTCCGGACTGGTTTTCCTATGGTGGACAGTGGCTAACCTGGTTCCTCGTGCCAATGCCATCTGGTATCGTTATAAAGAGGAATTTGGAGATGCGGTGGGAAACCGGAAACGTGTTTTTCCGTTCCTCTATTAA
- a CDS encoding citrate/2-methylcitrate synthase, with protein sequence MKKEYLVYKLSENMKEAVRIDTELFSKFDVKRGLRNEDGTGVLVGLTRIGNVVGYERVPGGGLKPIPGKLFYRGYDVEDIVHAFVKEKRFGFEEVAYLLLSGNLPDKEELASFRELINDNMPLEQKTKMNIIELEGSNIMNILARSVLEMYRFDPAADDTSRDNLMRQSIDLISKFPTIIAYAYNMLRHATFGRSLHIRHPQENLSIAENFLYMLKRNYTQLEARTLDLLLVLQAEHGGGNNSTFTVRVTSSTGTDTYSSIAAGIGSLKGPLHGGANIQVADMFHHLQENIQDWTSVDEIDTYFTRMLNKEVYNKTGLIYGIGHAVYTISDPRAILLKELARDLAREKGKEREFAFLELLEERAIETFGRVKNNGKTVSSNVDFYSGFVYEMIGLPQEIFTPLFAMARIVGWCAHRNEELNFEGKRIIRPAYKNVLEDAVYVPIKKR encoded by the coding sequence ATGAAGAAGGAATATTTAGTTTATAAGCTTTCCGAGAATATGAAGGAAGCGGTTCGGATTGATACTGAACTGTTCTCCAAATTTGATGTGAAACGCGGTTTGCGCAATGAAGACGGCACGGGTGTTTTGGTCGGGCTCACCAGAATTGGTAATGTAGTGGGTTATGAACGTGTTCCGGGCGGTGGCTTGAAACCTATCCCGGGTAAGTTGTTCTACCGTGGTTATGATGTAGAGGATATTGTTCATGCTTTTGTTAAAGAGAAGCGTTTCGGATTTGAAGAAGTGGCTTATCTGTTACTGTCCGGTAATTTGCCCGATAAGGAGGAGTTGGCTTCTTTCCGTGAACTGATTAATGATAATATGCCGTTGGAGCAGAAAACCAAGATGAATATTATCGAACTGGAAGGGAGTAATATTATGAATATTCTGGCACGCAGTGTACTTGAGATGTATCGTTTTGATCCTGCTGCCGATGATACTTCCCGTGACAATCTGATGCGGCAGAGCATTGATTTGATTTCCAAGTTCCCGACTATTATTGCTTATGCATATAATATGCTGCGCCATGCCACTTTCGGGCGTTCATTGCATATTCGCCATCCGCAGGAAAATCTTTCTATTGCCGAAAATTTCCTCTATATGCTGAAACGTAATTATACACAGTTGGAGGCGCGTACGCTCGACCTTTTGTTGGTGCTTCAGGCTGAGCATGGTGGTGGTAATAACTCCACTTTCACGGTTCGTGTTACTTCTTCTACCGGAACGGATACATACTCATCCATTGCCGCAGGTATCGGTTCGTTGAAAGGCCCGCTTCATGGCGGTGCAAATATTCAGGTGGCCGATATGTTCCATCACTTACAGGAGAATATTCAGGACTGGACAAGTGTGGATGAGATCGACACTTACTTCACCCGTATGCTGAATAAGGAAGTTTATAACAAGACGGGATTGATTTATGGTATCGGACATGCTGTTTATACGATTTCCGATCCACGTGCTATCTTACTGAAAGAATTGGCTCGTGATCTTGCCCGGGAAAAGGGTAAAGAGCGCGAATTTGCTTTCCTTGAACTCTTGGAGGAACGTGCTATCGAAACCTTCGGTCGTGTGAAGAACAATGGAAAGACGGTATCGAGCAACGTTGATTTCTATTCCGGCTTTGTTTATGAAATGATTGGGTTACCACAGGAAATTTTTACGCCGTTGTTTGCCATGGCTCGTATCGTCGGCTGGTGTGCGCACCGTAATGAAGAATTGAATTTTGAAGGTAAGCGTATCATTCGTCCGGCATACAAAAATGTACTCGAAGATGCGGTTTATGTACCTATTAAGAAGCGATAA
- the icd gene encoding NADP-dependent isocitrate dehydrogenase has product MDKITVPFITGDGVGVEITPSMQAIVNAAVQKAYSGQRQIEWMEVWAGERAFEKCGLWLPDETMEAFRDYKVGIKGPLTTPVGGGIRSLNVALRQTLDLYVCLRPVRWYQGIHSPVRHPEKVNMCVFRENTEDIYAGIEWEAGTPEAEKFYKFLHDEMGVKKVRFPKTSSFGVKPVSKEGTERLVRAACRYALENNLPSVTLVHKGNIMKFTEGGFKKWGYELAEREFGEALADGKLVIKDCIADAFLQNTLLIPEEYSVIATLNLNGDYVSDQLAAMVGGIGIAPGANINYQTGHAIFEATHGTAPNIAGKDIVNPCSIILSAVMMLEYFGWKESASLIEHALEQSFLDARATADLARFMPGGVSLSTSAFTREIVERIEK; this is encoded by the coding sequence ATGGATAAAATTACAGTACCTTTTATTACCGGTGATGGGGTAGGAGTTGAAATTACTCCTTCTATGCAAGCTATTGTGAATGCTGCCGTGCAGAAAGCATATAGCGGACAACGGCAAATTGAATGGATGGAAGTGTGGGCAGGCGAACGGGCTTTTGAAAAATGTGGCCTGTGGTTACCTGATGAAACGATGGAAGCTTTCCGTGATTACAAAGTGGGTATCAAAGGTCCGCTGACTACACCTGTCGGTGGTGGTATCCGTTCACTAAACGTGGCATTGCGCCAGACACTGGACTTGTATGTATGCCTGCGACCGGTTCGTTGGTATCAGGGCATTCACTCTCCGGTTCGTCATCCGGAGAAGGTGAACATGTGTGTATTCCGTGAAAATACGGAAGATATTTATGCAGGTATCGAATGGGAAGCCGGTACACCGGAGGCAGAGAAGTTCTATAAGTTTCTGCACGATGAGATGGGGGTAAAGAAAGTACGGTTCCCTAAGACATCTTCTTTCGGTGTGAAACCTGTTTCAAAAGAAGGAACGGAACGATTGGTGCGGGCTGCCTGTCGGTATGCACTTGAGAATAACCTGCCTTCCGTGACATTGGTGCACAAGGGAAATATTATGAAGTTTACCGAAGGTGGTTTCAAAAAGTGGGGCTACGAATTGGCTGAACGTGAATTTGGAGAAGCATTGGCTGACGGAAAGCTGGTGATAAAAGACTGCATAGCGGATGCTTTCCTGCAAAATACCTTGTTGATTCCTGAAGAATACTCTGTGATTGCTACTCTTAATCTGAATGGAGATTATGTTTCCGATCAGTTGGCTGCCATGGTGGGCGGTATCGGCATTGCTCCCGGAGCAAATATCAACTACCAGACCGGACATGCTATCTTTGAAGCCACCCATGGTACGGCACCGAATATTGCAGGCAAAGATATTGTGAATCCCTGTTCCATCATTCTGTCTGCCGTAATGATGCTCGAATACTTCGGTTGGAAAGAATCTGCTTCCTTGATAGAACATGCCCTGGAACAAAGTTTCCTTGATGCCCGTGCTACCGCTGACTTGGCGCGCTTCATGCCCGGCGGTGTCTCTTTGTCCACTTCTGCCTTTACTCGGGAGATAGTGGAAAGAATTGAAAAATAA
- a CDS encoding aconitate hydratase — MVYDVTMLKAFYASYKGKMEHVRAVLQRPLTLAEKILYTHLFDEKGVKDYKRGEDYVNFRPDRVAMQDATAQMALLQFMNAGREQVAVPSTVHCDHLIQAYRGAREDIATATKTNEEVYDFLRDVSSRYGIGFWQPGAGIIHQVVLENYAFPGGMMVGTDSHTPNAGGLGMVAIGVGGADAVDVMTGMEWELKMPRLIGVHLKGALNGWVAPKDVILKLAGILTVKGGTNAIIEYFGPGTASLSATGKATICNMGAEVGATTSLFPYDDRMATYLKATGREEVAEMADSVAGDLRADADIMIAPEKYYDQVIEIDLSRLEPYINGPFTPDAATPISELAEKVLVNGYPRKMEVGLIGSCTNSSYQDLSRAVSLARQVEEKHLKVAAPLIVNPGSERIRATAERDGMIDTFEKVGATIMANACGPCIGQWKRETDNPTRKNSIVTSFNRNFAKRADGNPNTYAFVASPELTMALTIAGDLCFNPLTDVLVNREGEKVKLSEPVGEELPPKGFAEGSEGYMAPSCEKTEINVNPHSQRLQLLQPFPAWEGTDLLNMPLLIKAQGKCTTDHISMAGPWLRFRGHLENISDNMLMGAVNAFNGETNSVWNRSTNTYGPVSGTAKMYKSERISSIVVAEENYGEGSSREHAAMEPRFLNVRVILAKSFARIHETNLKKQGMLALTFVDKADYDKIQEHDLISVIGLTDFAPGRNLKIVLHHEDGTKDSFEAQHTYNEQQIGWFRAGSALNAR; from the coding sequence ATGGTGTATGACGTAACTATGTTAAAGGCCTTTTATGCTTCTTATAAGGGGAAAATGGAACACGTGCGGGCGGTACTGCAACGTCCGCTGACATTAGCAGAAAAGATTTTGTATACTCATCTGTTTGATGAGAAGGGAGTAAAAGACTACAAACGGGGAGAAGATTATGTAAACTTCCGCCCTGACCGTGTAGCAATGCAGGATGCAACCGCACAAATGGCATTGCTGCAATTTATGAATGCAGGTCGCGAACAAGTTGCCGTACCTTCGACAGTACATTGCGACCATCTGATACAGGCCTATAGAGGAGCTCGGGAAGATATTGCCACTGCTACCAAGACAAATGAAGAAGTATACGATTTCTTGCGTGATGTTTCTTCCCGATACGGTATCGGTTTCTGGCAGCCGGGTGCGGGTATTATACATCAGGTAGTATTGGAAAATTATGCATTTCCTGGTGGAATGATGGTAGGAACGGACTCTCATACACCCAATGCAGGTGGTTTGGGTATGGTTGCTATCGGTGTCGGCGGTGCCGATGCGGTGGATGTGATGACCGGTATGGAATGGGAATTGAAAATGCCTCGCTTGATTGGTGTACATCTGAAAGGTGCACTAAATGGTTGGGTGGCTCCCAAAGATGTAATTCTGAAGTTGGCAGGTATCCTGACGGTTAAAGGTGGTACAAATGCAATCATTGAATATTTTGGACCGGGCACGGCTTCTTTGTCCGCTACCGGTAAGGCAACTATTTGTAATATGGGTGCCGAAGTCGGTGCCACCACGTCACTTTTTCCTTATGATGATCGTATGGCTACTTATCTGAAAGCTACCGGAAGAGAAGAAGTGGCAGAGATGGCTGATTCTGTGGCGGGGGATCTTCGTGCAGATGCCGACATCATGATTGCCCCGGAGAAGTATTACGATCAGGTAATTGAGATTGACCTTTCCAGGCTGGAACCTTATATTAATGGTCCTTTTACTCCCGATGCCGCTACGCCTATTTCTGAGTTAGCAGAAAAAGTATTGGTTAACGGTTATCCGCGTAAGATGGAAGTCGGATTGATAGGTTCATGCACCAATTCATCCTATCAGGATTTAAGTCGTGCCGTTTCCCTGGCCCGCCAGGTTGAAGAGAAACATCTGAAAGTAGCTGCTCCCCTGATTGTGAACCCCGGTTCCGAACGGATACGTGCTACGGCAGAGCGGGATGGGATGATAGATACTTTTGAGAAAGTCGGTGCTACAATTATGGCAAACGCCTGTGGTCCCTGTATTGGTCAGTGGAAACGTGAGACAGACAACCCTACTCGTAAGAATTCTATCGTAACCTCTTTCAACCGTAATTTTGCCAAACGTGCAGACGGTAATCCGAATACGTATGCCTTTGTCGCTTCCCCCGAATTGACGATGGCACTGACGATTGCCGGAGACCTTTGTTTCAATCCGCTGACAGATGTATTGGTGAATCGCGAAGGAGAAAAGGTAAAGCTTTCCGAGCCCGTGGGTGAAGAATTGCCGCCGAAAGGATTTGCCGAAGGTAGTGAAGGGTATATGGCTCCCAGTTGTGAGAAGACGGAAATCAATGTGAACCCTCATTCACAACGACTCCAATTGTTACAACCATTCCCTGCCTGGGAAGGAACTGATTTGCTTAATATGCCATTACTGATTAAGGCACAGGGCAAGTGTACTACAGACCATATCTCAATGGCAGGTCCGTGGCTTCGGTTCCGTGGACATCTGGAGAATATCTCAGACAATATGCTGATGGGTGCTGTGAATGCTTTCAATGGAGAAACTAACAGTGTCTGGAATCGTTCGACTAATACGTACGGTCCGGTTTCCGGTACGGCAAAGATGTATAAGTCTGAAAGGATTTCTTCCATTGTAGTAGCCGAAGAAAACTATGGTGAAGGTTCCAGTCGTGAACATGCTGCTATGGAACCCCGTTTCCTGAATGTCCGTGTGATCCTGGCAAAGAGTTTTGCCCGTATCCATGAAACGAACCTAAAGAAACAAGGTATGCTGGCATTGACTTTTGTGGATAAAGCCGATTATGATAAGATTCAGGAACATGATTTGATTTCGGTAATCGGATTGACGGACTTTGCTCCCGGCCGTAATCTTAAGATTGTCCTTCACCACGAAGATGGTACTAAGGATAGCTTCGAGGCTCAACATACGTATAATGAACAGCAGATAGGCTGGTTCCGTGCCGGTTCTGCTCTTAATGCAAGATAG
- a CDS encoding AAA domain-containing protein has translation MNNKFPSPTDHLQRQELLLRMEYEFEKEEFKRQTETMGIARKVKRGLCWYPATPGRSYYNSLNQLVIEITHTEDTDIEHNFEFGRPVCFFRKGYDGKITYFNSIGTISYANETRMVVAMPGAGAILEVQSAENLGVQLYFDETSYRTMFEALSDVIRAKGNRLAELRDIMLGTLKPGFRELYPVRFPWLNSTQENAVNKVLYSRDVSIVHGPPGTGKTTTLVEAIYETLHREPQVLVCAQSNTAVDWISEKLVDRGVNVLRIGNPTRVNDKMLSFTYERRFEGHPAYSELWSIRKAIREMGGKHRGSYEERESARNRMSRLRDRATQLEIQINADLFDNAHVITSTLVSSNHRILNGHRFGTLFIDEAAQALEAACWIAIRKADRVVLAGDHCQLPPTIKCYEAARGGLESTLMERVVANKPSTVSLLKVQYRMHEEIMKFPSQWFYNGELEAAPEIRYRGILDWDTPISWIDTSEMDFKEEFVGETFGRINKAEADLLLQELKVYINRIGGKRVLEERIDFGIISPYKAQVQYLRNKIKASGSLKPYRSLLTVNTVDGFQGQERDVIFISLVRANEEGQIGFLNDLRRMNVAITRARMKLVILGEVNTLKHHKFYHKLIEHIQQISKT, from the coding sequence ATGAATAACAAGTTCCCTTCTCCAACCGATCATCTTCAGCGACAAGAACTGCTCCTGCGTATGGAATATGAATTCGAAAAAGAAGAATTCAAAAGGCAGACTGAAACCATGGGTATCGCCCGCAAGGTGAAACGGGGACTCTGTTGGTATCCTGCCACTCCCGGACGAAGTTACTACAATTCGCTGAATCAATTAGTAATAGAAATTACACATACGGAGGATACTGATATAGAACATAATTTTGAATTCGGGCGTCCCGTCTGTTTTTTCCGCAAAGGATATGATGGGAAGATTACTTATTTCAATTCCATCGGTACCATCAGCTATGCCAACGAAACCCGCATGGTTGTTGCGATGCCCGGTGCAGGTGCTATACTGGAAGTGCAATCTGCCGAAAACCTCGGAGTGCAGCTTTATTTTGATGAAACGTCCTACCGCACTATGTTCGAAGCCCTCTCCGATGTAATTCGTGCCAAGGGTAATCGATTAGCAGAATTAAGAGATATTATGTTGGGAACTCTGAAACCTGGATTCCGTGAACTTTACCCTGTCCGTTTTCCCTGGCTGAACTCCACACAAGAGAATGCAGTGAATAAAGTGTTGTACTCACGTGATGTCTCTATAGTACACGGCCCTCCGGGAACAGGAAAAACTACTACTCTTGTAGAAGCCATCTATGAAACATTACACCGCGAACCTCAAGTACTGGTTTGCGCCCAAAGTAATACAGCTGTCGACTGGATCAGTGAAAAACTCGTAGACCGTGGTGTGAATGTTCTGCGCATTGGTAATCCTACCCGAGTAAATGACAAGATGCTTTCTTTCACGTATGAACGCCGCTTTGAAGGACATCCGGCTTACTCTGAATTATGGAGTATCCGCAAAGCCATACGTGAAATGGGCGGAAAACATCGGGGCAGTTATGAGGAACGGGAAAGTGCCCGCAATCGCATGAGCCGTCTGCGTGATCGTGCCACACAATTGGAAATACAAATCAATGCCGATCTTTTCGACAATGCCCATGTCATAACCTCCACCCTCGTCAGTAGCAATCACCGCATATTAAACGGACATCGCTTCGGTACACTCTTTATTGATGAAGCCGCTCAAGCCTTAGAAGCTGCTTGCTGGATAGCTATCCGCAAGGCCGACCGTGTAGTGCTGGCAGGCGATCATTGCCAGCTTCCACCTACTATAAAATGTTATGAAGCTGCCCGTGGAGGACTGGAATCTACATTGATGGAAAGAGTCGTTGCCAATAAACCCAGTACCGTCTCCCTATTGAAAGTACAATACCGTATGCATGAGGAGATCATGAAATTCCCCTCACAATGGTTTTACAACGGAGAACTGGAAGCGGCTCCGGAAATACGATACCGCGGCATTCTCGATTGGGATACGCCTATCAGTTGGATAGATACCTCTGAAATGGACTTTAAGGAAGAATTCGTAGGTGAAACCTTTGGGCGTATCAATAAAGCAGAAGCCGATTTGCTGCTTCAGGAATTAAAAGTTTATATTAACCGGATCGGCGGAAAGCGTGTCTTAGAAGAACGGATTGATTTCGGTATCATCTCTCCTTACAAAGCGCAGGTGCAATATCTCCGTAATAAGATTAAAGCAAGCGGGTCACTCAAACCCTATCGCAGTCTACTCACAGTTAACACTGTAGATGGTTTCCAGGGACAGGAACGTGATGTCATCTTCATCAGCCTTGTACGTGCCAATGAAGAAGGACAGATAGGCTTCCTCAACGACCTGCGAAGAATGAATGTCGCCATAACCCGTGCCCGAATGAAGCTGGTGATACTGGGTGAAGTTAATACACTAAAGCATCATAAATTCTATCACAAACTTATTGAGCATATCCAACAGATTTCAAAAACATAA
- a CDS encoding LruC domain-containing protein codes for MTKKANFYAIHGAFYYLLCSVLVILMVSGCTRDVYDPNGGGEDKPNSFDFSTTSTIQLNVKYDVPEGYKVLFNVYFEDPFTIDENGQTVLRTDINPAITRMTDENGEYHAKEIVAADHGADAYIYTSYVGVPGLVRTTITDNVINADIEWELTNNTPETRAAAVTWNAPNGFGVLGTWQTNGRPNYLNTEGELKLSNTILNTIRKVIPEGGNCPVDYRQSVDFEVNDPEKRDVEVSVRFIGGTSSAASAFGYYCYRGEATKAKIAATKKYIIFPNTHTRDAKAKPVGLKGGECVKLHYIDENGVDQGTVFPNGVKIGWFLFNDSFKKNGNKGNITLYSTPKANSNGRTYTAAFRINDFVVLSFEDYTIDQDYNDVQFNVWSNPIEAIAPEVPEVKPDPGTDDDRSVAYRMTYKGILAFEDNWPNKGDYDLNDVIVKYNSVLSFNTSNQVLSTEDTFTALWSGASFKNGFAYQMNTDHSNVVTEFDNISDTSQGLDRELAKATVNVFTNALSATENNTKTASYKIKNTLTTPVDHETFGVAPYNPFIMVHENLGSNRCEVHLVNYKPTEKANMSLFHTGKDLSSPNNGIYYVAAENYPFAIQLVDAEDFSTTETESVDITYPEFIKWVKSNGSEYKDWYKK; via the coding sequence ATGACGAAGAAAGCAAACTTCTATGCAATACATGGCGCATTCTACTATTTACTATGCAGTGTATTGGTTATTTTGATGGTATCTGGATGTACCCGTGATGTTTATGATCCTAATGGTGGTGGTGAAGATAAACCTAATTCTTTTGATTTTTCCACTACTTCTACTATTCAGTTGAATGTGAAGTATGATGTTCCTGAAGGTTATAAAGTGCTTTTTAATGTCTATTTTGAAGATCCGTTTACTATAGATGAAAATGGACAGACTGTTTTGCGTACTGATATAAACCCTGCGATTACCCGTATGACTGATGAGAATGGTGAGTATCACGCCAAAGAAATTGTGGCGGCAGATCACGGAGCGGATGCTTATATCTATACTTCGTATGTTGGAGTTCCGGGATTGGTGCGGACTACTATAACGGACAATGTGATTAATGCTGATATTGAATGGGAATTGACTAATAATACTCCGGAGACACGCGCTGCTGCAGTTACGTGGAATGCTCCTAACGGGTTTGGTGTTCTGGGAACGTGGCAAACTAATGGTCGTCCGAATTATCTGAATACTGAAGGAGAACTGAAATTATCCAATACTATATTGAATACTATTAGAAAAGTGATTCCAGAAGGGGGAAATTGCCCTGTTGATTATCGCCAGTCTGTAGATTTTGAAGTGAATGATCCTGAAAAAAGAGATGTTGAAGTTTCCGTTCGCTTTATTGGAGGAACCAGTTCAGCTGCAAGTGCTTTTGGTTACTACTGTTATAGGGGTGAAGCTACTAAAGCGAAAATAGCAGCTACAAAGAAGTATATTATATTTCCTAATACGCATACCCGAGATGCTAAAGCAAAACCTGTTGGTTTGAAGGGGGGAGAATGTGTCAAACTGCATTATATTGATGAGAATGGAGTAGATCAGGGTACTGTATTTCCTAATGGAGTAAAGATAGGCTGGTTTCTTTTTAATGATTCTTTTAAGAAGAACGGTAATAAAGGAAATATAACTCTTTATTCAACTCCTAAAGCGAACTCTAATGGGCGTACATATACGGCTGCTTTCCGTATCAATGATTTTGTAGTGCTATCATTTGAAGATTATACGATTGATCAGGATTATAATGATGTACAGTTTAATGTCTGGTCCAATCCTATAGAAGCGATAGCTCCTGAGGTTCCGGAGGTAAAACCTGATCCGGGAACAGATGATGACCGTTCTGTCGCCTATCGCATGACTTATAAAGGAATTTTAGCTTTTGAAGACAACTGGCCCAATAAAGGTGATTATGATTTGAACGATGTTATTGTGAAGTATAATTCTGTCCTGTCGTTTAATACGAGTAACCAGGTACTTTCTACAGAAGATACATTTACAGCACTTTGGTCTGGAGCTTCCTTTAAAAATGGTTTTGCTTATCAGATGAATACGGATCATTCGAATGTAGTTACTGAGTTTGACAACATTTCAGATACCAGTCAGGGTTTGGACCGCGAACTTGCCAAAGCTACGGTTAATGTGTTTACTAATGCTCTTTCGGCTACAGAGAATAATACAAAGACAGCATCTTATAAGATTAAAAATACCCTGACTACTCCTGTAGATCATGAAACTTTCGGAGTAGCTCCTTATAATCCGTTTATCATGGTTCATGAGAATTTGGGTAGCAATCGTTGTGAAGTTCATCTGGTAAACTATAAGCCAACAGAAAAAGCTAATATGAGTTTGTTCCATACAGGCAAAGACTTGTCTTCGCCAAACAATGGTATCTACTATGTGGCGGCAGAGAATTATCCATTCGCCATTCAGTTGGTTGATGCGGAAGATTTTAGTACCACTGAAACCGAAAGTGTAGATATTACTTATCCGGAGTTTATCAAATGGGTGAAATCTAACGGTAGCGAGTATAAGGATTGGTATAAGAAATAA